In Pseudodesulfovibrio hydrargyri, a single window of DNA contains:
- a CDS encoding ferritin-like domain-containing protein, whose protein sequence is MATKEERREKVVEVLNQARSMELQAIHLYMNQHYNLDDMDYGELASNMKLIAIDEMRHAEQFAERIKELGGEPTDKKSKKVERGQKIEVIYTYDSTEEDDTIDAYNQFLLVCRENGDSISEKLFETIIDEEQAHFNYFDAIKGHIEKLGNTFLSRIAGTPSSTGLADQGFVINAQNA, encoded by the coding sequence ATGGCTACCAAGGAAGAACGTCGTGAGAAAGTCGTCGAAGTATTGAACCAGGCCCGGTCCATGGAACTGCAGGCCATCCACCTGTACATGAACCAGCACTACAACCTGGACGACATGGACTACGGCGAACTGGCCTCCAACATGAAGCTCATCGCCATCGACGAGATGCGCCACGCCGAGCAGTTCGCGGAGCGTATCAAGGAACTGGGCGGCGAACCCACGGACAAGAAGTCCAAGAAGGTGGAACGGGGCCAGAAGATCGAGGTCATCTACACCTACGACTCCACCGAGGAAGACGACACCATCGACGCCTACAACCAGTTCCTGCTGGTCTGTCGCGAAAACGGCGACTCCATCAGCGAGAAACTGTTCGAGACCATCATCGACGAGGAACAGGCCCACTTCAACTACTTCGATGCGATCAAGGGACACATCGAAAAGCTGGGCAACACCTTCCTGTCCCGCATCGCCGGCACCCCCTCGTCCACCGGCCTGGCCGACCAGGGCTTTGTCATCAACGCCCAGAACGCCTAG
- a CDS encoding NAD-dependent succinate-semialdehyde dehydrogenase: MPLQSLNPLTGKVTKQFDEFTPEQTAEAVRAVAQGYASWKNTDFAHRAECLLSLAEVLKARADEFAAIMAEEMGKPVSFGRAEVLKCAGVCEFYAKNGEAMLTPEPVAGCGQEAYVDFAPMGTVLAVMPWNFPFWQVLRVAAPSLMAGNTVVLKHASNVPQCALAIESAFRESAFPDNVFRTLLIGARQVESVLDADSVIGVSLTGSEGAGSKVAAAAGARLKKCVMELGGSDPFVVLADADIDKAAKVGAMSRCANAGQTCIAAKRFIVADAVYDDFLAALGREMDALKMGDPMDKDTVVGPMSSTGLRAELQRQVERCAAEGGRIVKGGVLPEGEGAFYPLTIIADAPFDAEVCREEFFGPVALVFRAKDEEQAVAMANDTPFGLGGSVWTGDGAHGLELARRIEAGEVVVNGLVRSDPLMPFGGIRRSGFGRELSAFGIREFVNIKSVIRD; the protein is encoded by the coding sequence ATGCCTCTGCAGAGTCTCAATCCGTTGACCGGCAAGGTCACGAAGCAGTTCGACGAATTCACCCCCGAGCAGACCGCCGAAGCCGTTCGCGCGGTGGCCCAAGGATATGCGTCCTGGAAGAACACCGATTTCGCCCACCGGGCCGAGTGCCTGCTCAGCCTGGCCGAAGTGCTCAAGGCGCGGGCGGACGAGTTCGCCGCGATCATGGCCGAGGAGATGGGCAAGCCCGTGAGCTTCGGCCGGGCCGAGGTCCTCAAGTGCGCGGGCGTGTGCGAGTTCTACGCCAAAAACGGCGAGGCCATGCTGACCCCCGAGCCGGTGGCCGGTTGCGGGCAGGAGGCCTATGTGGACTTCGCCCCCATGGGCACGGTGCTCGCGGTCATGCCGTGGAATTTCCCCTTCTGGCAGGTTCTGCGCGTGGCCGCGCCCTCGCTCATGGCCGGCAACACCGTGGTCCTGAAGCACGCCTCCAACGTGCCCCAGTGCGCCCTGGCCATCGAATCCGCCTTCCGCGAGTCCGCGTTCCCGGACAACGTCTTTCGCACCCTGCTCATCGGGGCGCGCCAGGTGGAGTCCGTGCTCGACGCCGACTCGGTCATCGGCGTGAGCCTGACCGGCAGCGAGGGGGCCGGGAGCAAGGTCGCGGCCGCTGCCGGCGCCCGGCTCAAGAAGTGCGTCATGGAGCTGGGCGGCAGCGATCCGTTCGTGGTCCTGGCCGACGCGGACATCGACAAGGCGGCCAAGGTCGGGGCCATGTCCCGCTGCGCCAACGCGGGCCAGACCTGCATCGCGGCCAAGCGGTTCATCGTGGCGGACGCGGTCTACGACGACTTTCTGGCCGCCCTGGGCCGGGAGATGGACGCCCTCAAAATGGGCGACCCCATGGACAAGGACACCGTGGTCGGGCCCATGTCCTCCACCGGCCTGCGCGCCGAACTGCAACGCCAGGTGGAGCGCTGCGCGGCCGAGGGCGGCAGAATCGTCAAGGGCGGGGTCCTGCCCGAGGGCGAGGGAGCCTTCTATCCCCTGACCATCATCGCGGATGCGCCCTTTGACGCCGAGGTCTGCCGCGAGGAGTTTTTCGGCCCCGTGGCCCTGGTCTTCCGGGCCAAGGACGAGGAACAGGCCGTGGCCATGGCAAACGACACCCCGTTTGGCCTGGGCGGCTCGGTCTGGACCGGGGACGGCGCGCACGGCCTGGAGCTGGCCCGGCGCATCGAGGCGGGCGAGGTGGTGGTCAACGGCCTGGTCCGCAGCGACCCGCTCATGCCGTTCGGCGGCATCCGCCGCTCCGGCTTCGGCCGCGAACTGTCCGCCTTCGGCATCCGCGAATTCGTGAACATCAAGTCGGTCATCCGCGACTAG
- the galE gene encoding UDP-glucose 4-epimerase GalE, translating into MKIQRVLVTGGAGYIGTHTCIELIAAGYDVICADNFNNSSPVAMERVERITGTAIPVHRMDFCNLDEVRALFREEAIDAAIHFAGHKAVGESVQKPLMYYENNLLSLINLCRAMGPGRAKNIVFSSSATVYGLSDRLPLTEETPTSAYNPYGRTKLYIEEILKDLHTAEPDWNMSILRYFNPVGAHPSGLIGEDPADIPNNLMPYIAQVAVGRLEKLSIYGDDYDTPDGTGVRDFIHVVDLARGHVAALRKLEAEPGYTVHNLGTGKGCSVLELVRAFERVNNVTIPYEITARRPGDVAANYASTDKARNELGWQATHTIEDMVRDTWNWQSKNPQGYRDADG; encoded by the coding sequence ATGAAGATACAAAGAGTTTTGGTCACCGGGGGCGCGGGCTACATCGGGACCCACACCTGCATCGAACTGATCGCCGCCGGATACGACGTGATCTGTGCGGACAACTTCAACAACAGTTCGCCCGTGGCCATGGAGCGGGTGGAACGGATCACCGGCACCGCCATTCCGGTGCACCGCATGGACTTCTGCAACCTGGACGAGGTGCGGGCCCTGTTCCGCGAGGAGGCCATCGACGCGGCCATCCACTTCGCCGGGCACAAAGCCGTGGGCGAATCCGTGCAAAAGCCGCTCATGTACTATGAAAACAACCTGCTCAGCCTGATCAACCTGTGCAGGGCCATGGGCCCGGGCAGGGCCAAAAACATCGTCTTCAGCTCCTCGGCCACGGTCTACGGCCTGTCCGACAGGCTCCCTCTGACCGAGGAAACCCCGACCAGCGCCTACAACCCCTACGGTCGCACCAAACTGTACATCGAAGAGATTTTGAAGGACCTGCACACGGCCGAGCCGGACTGGAACATGTCGATCCTGCGCTACTTCAACCCGGTGGGCGCGCACCCCTCGGGGCTCATCGGCGAGGACCCGGCGGACATCCCCAACAACCTCATGCCGTACATCGCCCAGGTGGCCGTGGGGCGGCTCGAAAAACTGAGCATCTACGGCGACGACTACGACACCCCGGACGGCACGGGCGTGCGCGACTTCATCCACGTGGTGGATCTGGCCCGGGGCCACGTGGCCGCCCTGCGCAAGCTCGAGGCGGAGCCCGGCTACACGGTCCACAACCTGGGCACGGGCAAGGGATGCAGCGTGCTCGAGCTGGTCCGCGCCTTCGAGCGGGTCAACAACGTCACCATTCCCTACGAGATCACCGCCCGCCGCCCCGGCGACGTGGCCGCCAACTACGCCTCCACGGACAAGGCCCGGAACGAGCTTGGCTGGCAGGCGACCCACACCATTGAGGACATGGTCCGCGACACCTGGAACTGGCAGTCCAAGAACCCCCAAGGCTATCGGGACGCCGATGGATAA
- a CDS encoding PilZ domain-containing protein → MSESVKICFDMDRENFQALKRVARAEGLDCSQYVSNLVEGTLKHFISRDWSMNGKERRRYHRVDVSLPAISCVKFSDREMRSYPVVVDDISQGGLRISFKDIPPELAEKLATSSFFEVFFTLPHLAQTVSFYCRRLRHKVDRDVSMVGVFESNNPETVSMVDAMMEYYTA, encoded by the coding sequence ATGTCTGAATCGGTGAAAATATGTTTCGACATGGATCGTGAGAATTTTCAGGCACTCAAGCGCGTGGCCAGAGCTGAGGGGCTGGACTGTTCCCAGTATGTTTCCAACCTCGTGGAAGGGACCCTGAAGCATTTCATCAGCCGGGACTGGTCGATGAACGGCAAGGAGCGGCGGCGTTACCATCGGGTGGATGTGTCGCTTCCCGCGATATCATGCGTAAAGTTTTCCGACAGGGAGATGCGGAGTTATCCGGTGGTGGTGGACGACATTTCCCAGGGCGGATTGCGTATCTCCTTCAAGGATATCCCCCCGGAATTGGCGGAGAAGCTGGCGACATCCTCGTTTTTCGAGGTGTTTTTCACCCTGCCCCATCTTGCGCAGACGGTCTCATTCTATTGCAGGCGGTTGCGCCACAAGGTGGACCGCGACGTGTCCATGGTCGGGGTGTTCGAAAGCAACAACCCCGAAACGGTCTCCATGGTGGATGCCATGATGGAGTATTATACCGCGTAG
- a CDS encoding sigma-54-dependent transcriptional regulator yields MGKILLIDDDPFQCAVVESIVKKMGYDCHCVYSGIEGLTLLKSSHFDIIFLDLNLHEGSGLAHIPRLTELDPDVDIVMLTGEPDTDYISQAFAAGVKDYLVKPIKEERFRQVIQNLLQQKTVRKERTETLIRDEIIGDSPALNQCLERLAISAKGNGNVLITGETGTGKELFARALHNNSDRKDKRYIVVDCTNLPSTLAESLLFGHSKGSFTGADQDRKGLFHLAHGGTLFLDEIGDLDLGIQKSLLRVLQEKTFRPLSSSKEVYSDFRLVAATNRNLEEMVARGEFRSDLYYRLQSVIIDLPPLRERNGDIEMLTRHYLPSLCKENGMEAKEVDPQFIETLRLYDWPGNVRELVNVLHVSLQKARFSKYLNIYHLPQQLRMRRVFQDMGENGQPTQDAGVMPSQFSLPATVEDFPIMKAARQEAVEAMEQAYLVRLVQLSDASISTACKLSGLSRARLYELLSKHNLSLKSS; encoded by the coding sequence GTGGGAAAGATATTACTCATAGATGACGACCCGTTCCAATGCGCCGTCGTCGAGTCCATCGTCAAGAAGATGGGCTACGACTGCCATTGCGTGTATTCCGGGATAGAAGGGCTGACGCTCCTCAAGAGCAGCCACTTCGACATCATCTTTCTGGACCTCAACCTCCACGAGGGCAGCGGGCTGGCCCACATCCCCCGTCTGACCGAGCTCGACCCCGACGTGGATATCGTCATGCTCACCGGAGAGCCGGATACCGACTACATCTCCCAGGCCTTTGCCGCAGGGGTCAAGGATTACCTGGTCAAGCCGATCAAGGAGGAACGCTTCCGTCAGGTCATCCAGAATCTGCTGCAGCAGAAGACCGTCCGGAAAGAGCGGACCGAGACCCTGATCCGCGACGAGATCATCGGCGATAGCCCCGCCCTGAACCAGTGCCTCGAACGGCTGGCCATCTCCGCCAAGGGCAACGGCAACGTGCTCATCACCGGCGAGACCGGGACCGGCAAGGAGCTCTTTGCCCGGGCGCTGCACAACAACAGCGACCGCAAGGACAAGCGGTACATCGTGGTGGACTGCACCAATCTCCCTTCGACGCTGGCCGAGAGCCTGCTGTTCGGCCACTCCAAGGGGTCCTTCACCGGGGCGGACCAGGACCGCAAGGGGCTGTTCCACCTGGCCCACGGCGGAACCTTGTTCCTGGACGAGATCGGCGATCTCGACCTGGGTATCCAGAAGTCCCTGCTCCGCGTCCTGCAGGAGAAGACCTTCCGCCCGCTCAGTTCCAGCAAGGAGGTCTACAGCGATTTCAGGCTGGTGGCGGCCACCAACCGGAATCTCGAGGAGATGGTCGCCCGGGGCGAATTCCGCAGCGACCTCTATTACCGGTTGCAGAGCGTGATCATCGACCTGCCGCCCCTGCGCGAACGCAACGGCGACATCGAGATGCTGACCCGGCACTACCTGCCCTCCCTGTGCAAAGAGAACGGCATGGAGGCGAAGGAGGTCGATCCCCAGTTCATCGAGACCCTGCGGCTTTACGACTGGCCCGGCAACGTGCGCGAGCTGGTCAACGTCCTCCACGTCTCGCTGCAGAAGGCCCGCTTCTCCAAGTACTTGAATATCTACCATCTTCCCCAGCAGTTGCGCATGCGCCGCGTGTTTCAAGACATGGGCGAAAACGGCCAGCCCACGCAGGACGCGGGCGTCATGCCGAGCCAGTTCTCCCTGCCCGCCACGGTGGAGGACTTCCCGATCATGAAGGCGGCACGCCAGGAAGCGGTGGAGGCCATGGAACAGGCCTACCTCGTGCGGCTGGTTCAGCTCAGCGACGCCTCCATCTCCACGGCCTGCAAGCTCTCCGGCCTTTCCCGCGCCCGCCTGTACGAGCTGTTGAGCAAGCACAACCTGTCCCTGAAAAGCAGCTGA
- a CDS encoding PEP-CTERM sorting domain-containing protein — protein MKRLIAIALFAICLLQAPYARAYSVAFGDDVNYWSGYGNRNRDVVNGWWVPQNNRDVIGTPDITGGNFIFDGHTLSGIQLNYSSTSRSLVPGDWFFDTNQDGAWDYVLHHTLRVFGDGSISREEFGYGLFALDDLSYENGNRVGYQESFWPRGAEGRHDHPVRAWVDLDDVLSDVGYDGWDYWIAENSLGETNWSDINLDFSGIRAFTYGFAMTCGNDVLFGEALVPAPEPSTFLLLGFGGLGLLLYGRRRKRFF, from the coding sequence ATGAAACGCCTTATTGCAATAGCTCTGTTCGCCATCTGCCTGCTCCAGGCCCCGTACGCCCGGGCGTATTCGGTGGCGTTCGGGGACGATGTGAATTACTGGTCCGGATACGGGAACCGCAACCGGGACGTTGTCAACGGCTGGTGGGTCCCGCAAAACAACCGGGATGTCATCGGGACCCCGGACATTACCGGCGGCAACTTCATCTTCGACGGCCACACCCTTTCCGGAATCCAATTGAACTACTCGAGCACCAGCCGGAGTCTCGTTCCCGGCGACTGGTTCTTCGATACGAATCAGGACGGGGCGTGGGACTATGTCCTGCACCACACGCTGCGGGTCTTTGGGGACGGGTCCATCTCCAGGGAGGAGTTCGGCTACGGCCTGTTCGCCTTGGATGATCTGTCCTATGAAAACGGCAATCGGGTCGGCTACCAGGAGTCCTTCTGGCCCCGGGGCGCAGAGGGCAGGCATGATCACCCGGTCCGGGCCTGGGTCGACCTGGATGACGTCCTGTCGGACGTCGGCTACGACGGCTGGGATTACTGGATCGCGGAAAACAGCCTGGGCGAGACCAATTGGTCCGACATCAACCTCGATTTCTCGGGAATCAGGGCGTTTACCTACGGTTTCGCCATGACCTGCGGCAACGACGTGCTCTTCGGCGAGGCCCTGGTCCCCGCTCCCGAACCCTCCACCTTCCTGCTGCTCGGCTTTGGCGGCCTGGGGCTGCTGCTCTACGGTCGCAGGAGAAAGCGCTTTTTCTGA
- the tpx gene encoding thiol peroxidase gives MVERTEIITFKGNPLTLIGPEVKVGDTAPDFTVITNALKPATLADFSGKVLVIASVPSLDTPVCDMETRRFNTEATALGDDVKILTVSMDLPFAQARWCGAAGIEAVQTLSDHAQASFGENWGTLIKELRLLTRAVFVVGKDGKIAYVQYLKEVTEEPDYEAALKVVRELIG, from the coding sequence ATGGTTGAAAGAACCGAAATCATCACGTTCAAAGGCAATCCGCTGACCCTCATAGGCCCTGAAGTCAAAGTCGGCGACACCGCTCCCGACTTCACCGTGATCACCAACGCGCTGAAACCCGCCACCCTGGCCGACTTTTCCGGCAAGGTGCTGGTCATCGCCTCGGTGCCCTCCCTGGACACCCCCGTGTGCGACATGGAGACGCGTCGCTTCAACACCGAGGCCACGGCGCTCGGCGACGACGTGAAAATCCTGACCGTCAGCATGGACCTGCCCTTTGCCCAGGCCCGGTGGTGCGGCGCGGCCGGAATCGAGGCCGTACAGACCCTGTCCGACCACGCCCAGGCCTCCTTCGGAGAGAACTGGGGCACCCTCATCAAGGAATTGCGCCTTCTGACCCGCGCGGTCTTCGTGGTGGGCAAGGACGGCAAGATCGCCTACGTCCAGTACCTGAAGGAAGTCACCGAGGAGCCCGACTACGAGGCCGCTCTCAAGGTCGTCCGCGAACTGATCGGCTGA
- a CDS encoding flavodoxin codes for MGKVLIVYGSTTGNTESVADAIAKFLEKNGRKVEARNAADVAVEDMADGFDAVLLGSSTWGDDSIELQDDFIPVYDNLDKAGLQGKKVAVFGCGDSSYEYFCGAVDAIEEKAEDLGAVLVGDSLKIDGDPDMGDVTAWAGTILPGL; via the coding sequence ATGGGCAAGGTATTGATCGTCTACGGTTCGACCACCGGCAACACCGAGAGCGTGGCGGACGCCATCGCGAAATTCCTGGAGAAGAACGGACGGAAAGTGGAGGCCAGGAATGCGGCCGACGTGGCCGTGGAGGATATGGCCGACGGCTTCGACGCCGTGCTCCTCGGCTCTTCCACCTGGGGCGACGACTCCATCGAGCTCCAGGACGACTTCATCCCGGTCTACGACAACCTGGACAAGGCCGGGCTGCAAGGGAAGAAGGTCGCGGTCTTCGGTTGCGGCGATTCGTCCTACGAGTACTTTTGCGGGGCGGTGGACGCCATCGAGGAGAAGGCCGAGGATCTGGGCGCGGTCCTGGTCGGCGATTCCCTGAAGATCGACGGAGACCCCGACATGGGGGATGTCACTGCCTGGGCCGGAACCATCCTGCCCGGATTGTAG
- the metE gene encoding 5-methyltetrahydropteroyltriglutamate--homocysteine S-methyltransferase: MHAHVLGFPRMGIDRELKWALEKYWRGEIPEADLAATADELQKRHWAVQAGAGLDLVPVGDFSLYDHVLDTAAMLGAVPPRFGRGGGEVDLETYFHMARGDAEHGIPAMEMTKWFDTNYHYIVPELAPDTTFAKTGSRLLEAVESARSLGLSPKPVLVGPLTFLLLAKEVDGCDRWAHLDSLVDAYCAVIRELDGLCAWIQLDEPILCTDLSDKAKAAFAAAYARIREAAISSRLLLATYFGAPGDNLDTALALPVDGLHADLVRAPGQLTEILGKLPPNMTLSMGLVDGRNIWKTELETALRKVNTARQQVKTDRLMIGSSCSLLHCPVDAAGETGLDPEIKRWMAFAAQKCAEIAALKQAAVGKGAPGLFQENKDALLARAAHRDVADKAVRERVLAITPGMYDRTSPLAVRAEAQHERLKLPLFPTTTIGSYPQTAEIRRTRLRFRKGEITETEYVAAMRAEIAEVVAHQEELGLDVLVHGEPERNDMVEYFGQQLKGFCFTQNGWVQSYGSRCVKPPVIYGDVSRPAPMTVDWAVYAQSLTGKPMKGMLTGPVTILCWSFVRNDMPRDEVCRQIALAMRDEVLDLETAGIKAIQIDEAALREGMPIRRAEQADYLRWAVDCFRLAAGGVRDETQIHSHMCYSEFNAILSSIARMDADVISIEASRSKMELLDDFDADEYPADIGPGVYDIHSPRVPSEDEIHSLLRKALAVIPARRLWVNPDCGLKTRAWPETLASLDNMVKATRRLREEQR; the protein is encoded by the coding sequence ATGCACGCGCACGTTTTGGGATTTCCCCGCATGGGGATCGACCGGGAACTGAAATGGGCCCTGGAAAAGTACTGGCGGGGCGAGATTCCCGAAGCCGATCTGGCCGCCACGGCCGACGAATTGCAAAAACGGCACTGGGCCGTCCAGGCCGGGGCCGGGCTGGACCTTGTCCCGGTGGGCGACTTTTCCCTGTACGACCACGTCCTCGACACGGCCGCCATGCTCGGCGCGGTCCCGCCCCGCTTTGGCCGGGGCGGCGGCGAGGTAGACCTTGAGACCTACTTCCACATGGCCCGGGGCGACGCCGAACACGGCATTCCGGCCATGGAGATGACCAAGTGGTTCGACACCAATTACCACTACATCGTCCCGGAACTGGCCCCGGACACCACCTTCGCCAAGACCGGCAGCCGCCTTCTCGAGGCGGTGGAGTCGGCCCGGTCCCTGGGGCTCTCCCCCAAACCGGTCCTGGTCGGTCCGCTAACCTTCCTGCTGCTGGCCAAGGAGGTCGACGGCTGCGACCGCTGGGCGCACCTCGACTCCCTGGTGGACGCCTATTGTGCGGTCATCCGCGAGCTGGACGGGCTGTGCGCCTGGATCCAGCTGGACGAGCCCATCCTGTGCACGGACCTCTCCGACAAGGCCAAGGCTGCCTTTGCCGCGGCGTACGCGCGCATCCGCGAAGCGGCAATCAGCTCCCGGCTGCTCCTGGCCACCTATTTCGGCGCGCCGGGCGACAACCTGGACACGGCCCTGGCCCTGCCCGTGGACGGCCTGCATGCGGACCTGGTCCGCGCACCGGGCCAGTTGACGGAAATCCTGGGCAAGCTGCCGCCGAACATGACCCTTTCCATGGGCTTGGTGGACGGCCGGAACATCTGGAAGACCGAACTGGAAACCGCCCTGCGCAAGGTCAACACGGCCCGCCAGCAGGTCAAAACGGACCGGCTCATGATCGGCTCGAGCTGCTCCCTGCTCCACTGCCCGGTGGACGCGGCGGGCGAGACCGGACTCGACCCCGAGATCAAACGCTGGATGGCCTTCGCCGCCCAGAAATGCGCCGAGATCGCGGCCCTGAAGCAGGCCGCCGTGGGCAAGGGCGCGCCCGGACTGTTTCAGGAGAACAAGGACGCCCTGCTGGCACGTGCCGCGCACCGCGACGTGGCGGACAAGGCGGTCCGCGAGCGGGTCCTGGCGATCACGCCCGGAATGTATGACCGCACTTCGCCCCTGGCCGTGCGCGCCGAGGCGCAGCATGAGCGGCTGAAACTCCCCCTGTTCCCGACCACGACCATCGGCTCCTACCCGCAGACCGCCGAAATCCGCCGCACGCGGCTGCGCTTCCGCAAGGGCGAAATCACGGAGACGGAGTACGTCGCGGCCATGCGGGCCGAGATCGCCGAAGTGGTCGCCCACCAGGAGGAGCTGGGACTGGACGTGCTGGTCCACGGCGAGCCCGAGCGCAACGACATGGTCGAGTACTTCGGCCAGCAGCTCAAGGGATTCTGCTTCACCCAAAACGGCTGGGTCCAGAGTTACGGCAGCCGCTGCGTCAAGCCGCCGGTCATTTACGGCGACGTATCCCGCCCGGCTCCCATGACCGTGGACTGGGCCGTGTACGCCCAGTCCCTGACCGGCAAGCCCATGAAGGGCATGCTCACCGGCCCGGTGACCATTCTGTGCTGGAGTTTCGTGCGCAACGACATGCCGCGCGACGAGGTCTGCCGCCAGATCGCCCTGGCCATGCGCGACGAGGTCCTGGACCTGGAGACGGCGGGCATCAAGGCCATCCAGATCGACGAGGCCGCCCTGCGCGAGGGCATGCCCATCCGCAGGGCCGAGCAGGCCGACTACCTGCGCTGGGCCGTGGACTGCTTCCGGCTGGCCGCCGGGGGCGTCCGGGACGAGACCCAGATCCATTCGCACATGTGCTACAGCGAATTCAACGCCATCCTGTCCTCCATCGCCAGGATGGATGCGGACGTCATCAGCATCGAGGCCAGCCGCAGCAAGATGGAGTTGCTCGACGACTTCGACGCCGACGAATACCCGGCGGACATCGGCCCGGGCGTGTACGACATCCACAGCCCGCGCGTACCGTCCGAGGACGAGATCCACTCCCTGCTGCGGAAGGCCCTGGCGGTCATCCCGGCCCGCAGGCTGTGGGTCAATCCGGATTGCGGGCTGAAGACCCGCGCCTGGCCCGAAACCCTGGCCTCCCTGGACAACATGGTCAAGGCGACCCGCAGGCTGCGCGAGGAACAACGATAA
- a CDS encoding methylenetetrahydrofolate reductase: MKIIDRIKDKSPFLSLEFFPPKEREQWPRFFGQVERLAELDPVFASVTYGAGGSFRDNTLDIAAEMHRRFGLTVMSHLTCVGAEKRSIAEYVDRLRDAGIHDVLALRGDMPGNEEDIWKDFRHASDLVEFVKADWPGMGVATACYPDAHPESPSIDDDLRWTCHKFNAGSDFSVTQLFFDVRRYRDLVRRLESRGVTDPVLPGILPVLSMASLNRILSLCGANIPLKLYLELQEADQAGGNEAVRRKGIEIARRQVRELLDLGAPGIHLYSLNNADVCLDILSGVPELGG, encoded by the coding sequence ATGAAGATCATCGACCGCATCAAGGACAAATCCCCCTTCCTCTCCCTCGAATTCTTTCCGCCCAAGGAGCGGGAGCAGTGGCCCCGCTTTTTCGGCCAAGTGGAGCGGTTGGCCGAACTCGACCCGGTGTTCGCCTCCGTGACCTACGGGGCCGGAGGTTCGTTTCGTGACAATACCCTGGACATCGCCGCCGAGATGCACAGGCGGTTCGGGCTGACGGTCATGTCCCACCTGACCTGCGTGGGAGCCGAAAAGCGGTCCATCGCCGAATACGTCGACCGGCTCCGGGACGCGGGCATCCACGACGTCCTGGCCCTGCGCGGCGACATGCCGGGCAACGAGGAGGACATCTGGAAAGACTTCCGGCACGCCTCGGACCTGGTGGAATTCGTCAAGGCGGACTGGCCCGGGATGGGCGTGGCCACGGCCTGCTATCCCGACGCCCACCCCGAGTCCCCGTCCATCGACGACGACCTGCGCTGGACCTGCCACAAGTTCAACGCGGGCTCGGACTTCTCCGTGACCCAGCTCTTCTTCGACGTGCGCCGCTACCGGGACCTGGTCCGCAGGCTGGAGTCCCGGGGCGTGACCGATCCCGTGCTGCCGGGCATCCTCCCGGTCCTGAGCATGGCGTCCCTGAACCGCATCCTGTCCCTGTGCGGGGCGAACATCCCGCTCAAGCTCTACCTGGAGCTCCAGGAGGCCGACCAGGCAGGCGGCAACGAGGCGGTGCGGCGCAAGGGGATCGAGATCGCCCGGCGCCAGGTGCGCGAGTTGCTGGACCTCGGCGCACCCGGTATCCATTTGTATTCCTTGAATAACGCCGACGTCTGCCTGGACATCCTGTCCGGGGTGCCGGAACTGGGCGGCTGA